From Pirellulales bacterium:
GAAATGAAGCCCTGAATCATTGAAAGGGATTCGCGGCCGCGGGTAATTATTCGTAGCTAATTTAGCGTTAAACGCCAAAAAAACAGTGCGCACACCAAGATTCGAACTTGGGACCTCCACCTTATCAGGGTGGCGCTCTAACCAACTGAGCTATGTGCGCGAAAAGCTTATGTTATTTCGATAGCCCGAAGCGTAAGGGAGGGAAAGGGTTATAATCGTGTACCTACACCGAAGCGTAAGCGAGGAATATGAAAACCTGACTGTCCCTTGCTAACACGGCGGGCTGACTGTCCCTTGCTAACGCTGCGGGCTAAAAAACGCTGCGGGCTGAATCTAACTCCAAACCCCTATTTTCAATTCTAGCCCTTAAATGTCAAGTGGCCCGGCACTGCCCCGCCACCGTTATTGACATGGGAATACCCTGCGGGGTTCGGCCGTTCTGGATGAATTAAGTGTTATTTATCGGCGGGGGCCAGCGTGGGTTCTTCTAGCAGCTTTTGTAATCCCGAGGAAAAATATTCCACCACCCGGGGGGATTGTGCGGATTGCGCGGAGGAAGCGGAAGAGTTTTCCAGAGATGGGGACGAATGATCAGGAGTTGGCTGGCCTGTTGCCGGACCTACCAGCAACACCGCCTCGGTGCCGGGGTATTTACTAAGAAGCGGTAGGCCACGCTCGGGCCCCAGGACCGAGATGGCCGTGGCCAGACTATCAGCCGTAACACAATCGCGGGCTATCACCGTGGTCGCGCTCCATCGAGTGCAGCCCAGGCCTGTGGCGGGATCGACAATATGCGAGTAGCGCGTGCCGTCAATGGTAATACTTTGAAAGGCGTCGCCCGAGGTGGTAATTGCCCCGTGGGCCAGGCGCACGTAACGATTGGCCGGCGCCTCGGGATCCAGGGGTGTCAACCCAATCCGCCAACCGGTTTGGCCTGGTGGCGGCCCGGAACAACCGATATCGCCGCTAGCGTCGATCATGGCCCGCTCGATCCCGAGTTTTTTTAACTCCGCGAGCGCTTGATCGATCGTGTAACCGACGGCAATTCCCCCTAAATCCAAACGCAGGTCTCCCCGCAAAAAGGTTACCGCCTCTTGCCGGGGATCGAGCAACAGTTTTTTATAGCCCAACGCCGCCTTCGCCTGTTCCAAGACTTC
This genomic window contains:
- a CDS encoding FAD:protein FMN transferase yields the protein MLLPRVVSQFAWLALLLVLSAGGTPGPAPNHARGAELQRFTATERHMGMSVRVVLYAPSADEAQAGFAAVFGTFARLNQVFSDYLPDSELMRLCKTANAQPGTAVSVSADLFRIITLGQQLSRQTEGAFDVTIGPLTQLWRKSKRTRALPAPEVLEQAKAALGYKKLLLDPRQEAVTFLRGDLRLDLGGIAVGYTIDQALAELKKLGIERAMIDASGDIGCSGPPPGQTGWRIGLTPLDPEAPANRYVRLAHGAITTSGDAFQSITIDGTRYSHIVDPATGLGCTRWSATTVIARDCVTADSLATAISVLGPERGLPLLSKYPGTEAVLLVGPATGQPTPDHSSPSLENSSASSAQSAQSPRVVEYFSSGLQKLLEEPTLAPADK